Proteins from a single region of Gossypium arboreum isolate Shixiya-1 chromosome 1, ASM2569848v2, whole genome shotgun sequence:
- the LOC108481376 gene encoding stigma-specific STIG1-like protein 1 — translation MKFRKLVFVSVLAIILALSISAASDERKDDVNDATIESSDYSSAQGRWLLQTKRTRRVTCKKFPGICDAKGSPGPQCCKKKCVNILTDRQNCGKCGKKCKYNEICCKGKCVDPSFNRKHCGGCNNRCGNGEFCVFGLCNYA, via the coding sequence ATGAAGTTCAGAAAGCTAGTTTTCGTATCGGTTCTCGCCATAATTCTAGCCCTAAGCATTTCAGCAGCATCAGATGAACGTAAGGATGATGTTAATGATGCAACAATAGAATCATCAGACTACTCTTCAGCACAAGGTCGTTGGCTCTTGCAAACCAAACGAACTCGTAGGGTTACTTGTAAGAAGTTTCCTGGGATTTGTGATGCAAAGGGGAGCCCTGGACCTCAATGCTGCAAGAAAaaatgtgtaaacatattgaCAGACAGGCAAAATTGTGGAAAGTGTGGGAAGAAATGCAAGTACAATGAGATATGCTGTAAAGGAAAATGTGTGGATCCATCTTTCAATAGGAAACATTGTGGTGGATGCAACAATAGGTGCGGCAATGGAGAGTTTTGTGTTTTCGGTTTGTGCAATTAtgcttag
- the LOC108481377 gene encoding stigma-specific STIG1-like protein 1, translated as MKFTKLIFVSVLIVVLVLCTSAASNLDHQQDTTDFNDAIMDSSKYYSAQGRWLLQNKRTRRVTCKKFPRICDAKGSPGPQCCKKKCVNILTDRHNCGKCGKKCKYNEICCKGKCVNPSFNRKHCGGCNNRCSNGEFCVFGLCNYA; from the coding sequence ATGAAGTTTACAAAGCTAATTTTCGTATCGGTTCTCATCGTGGTTCTAGTCCTATGCACTTCAGCAGCATCAAATCTAGACCATCAACAAGATACTACTGATTTTAATGATGCAATAATGGATTCATCAAAGTACTATTCAGCACAAGGTCGCTGGCTCTTGCAAAACAAACGAACTCGTAGGGTTACTTGCAAGAAGTTTCCAAGGATTTGTGATGCAAAGGGGAGTCCTGGACCTCAATGCTGCAAGAAAAAATGTGTGAACATATTAACAGACAGGCATAACTGTGGAAAGTGTGGGAAGAAATGCAAGTACAATGAGATATGCTGTAAGGGAAAATGTGTGAATCCATCTTTCAATAGGAAACATTGTGGTGGATGCAACAATAGGTGCAGCAATGGAGAGTTTTGTGTTTTTGGTCTGTGCAATTACGCTTAG